In Microbacterium enclense, one genomic interval encodes:
- a CDS encoding glycoside hydrolase family 6 protein, which yields MTVAPPAESAWRRWLAATAFAALTAPLVFAAPATAHASASRAEAVRSTATANPLAAGPALPTYSAAAEAQKAAAAAGRTSVATQIGVIASQPTATWLGEWYDTDALTRVLVAETKAAARQKKTAVFVLYGIPARDCGLHSGGGYDATTYRQWTQRIAQTLRGTRSVAIIEPDALAMLGECDGQGDRAGLIRAAVRDLAAAGVASYIDAGNSGWVPAEVMAERLRAAGVSEARGFATNVSNFSPTAAEQKYAERVRSLVGGKARYVIDTSRNGRGWTGEWCNPAGTGLGTTPRAVSGKGGLDALLWIKRPGESDGVCNGGPAAGSWFEKAALELVRLRAT from the coding sequence ATGACGGTCGCCCCGCCCGCCGAAAGCGCCTGGAGAAGGTGGCTCGCCGCCACGGCTTTCGCCGCCCTCACGGCGCCCCTCGTCTTCGCCGCCCCCGCCACCGCCCACGCGTCGGCGTCCCGCGCCGAGGCGGTTCGATCGACGGCCACCGCGAATCCCCTGGCGGCCGGACCCGCCCTGCCCACATACTCCGCGGCCGCGGAAGCGCAGAAGGCCGCGGCCGCGGCCGGACGCACGAGCGTGGCGACGCAGATCGGCGTGATCGCCTCGCAGCCCACGGCCACCTGGCTGGGCGAGTGGTACGACACGGACGCACTGACGCGGGTCCTCGTCGCCGAGACGAAGGCCGCGGCCCGGCAGAAGAAGACCGCGGTGTTCGTGCTCTACGGCATTCCCGCCCGCGACTGCGGCCTCCACTCCGGCGGCGGCTACGATGCGACCACGTACCGGCAGTGGACGCAGCGGATCGCCCAGACCCTGCGAGGGACGCGCTCGGTCGCGATCATCGAGCCCGACGCGCTGGCCATGCTGGGGGAATGCGACGGTCAGGGCGACCGCGCGGGGCTCATCCGTGCGGCGGTGCGCGACCTCGCCGCCGCCGGGGTCGCGTCGTACATCGACGCGGGGAACTCGGGATGGGTCCCCGCCGAGGTCATGGCGGAACGCCTGCGCGCCGCGGGCGTGTCCGAGGCGCGCGGCTTCGCCACGAACGTCTCGAACTTCTCCCCGACCGCCGCGGAACAGAAGTACGCCGAACGGGTGCGTTCGCTGGTGGGCGGGAAAGCCCGGTACGTCATCGACACCTCGCGCAACGGCCGAGGCTGGACGGGCGAGTGGTGCAACCCCGCGGGCACCGGTCTGGGCACCACACCGCGCGCGGTCAGCGGAAAGGGCGGACTCGACGCGCTGCTGTGGATCAAGCGCCCCGGCGAGAGTGACGGAGTCTGCAACGGCGGCCCCGCTGCCGGGAGCTGGTTCGAGAAGGCTGCACTCGAGCTGGTGCGGCTGCGGGCGACGTGA
- a CDS encoding peptidylprolyl isomerase encodes MRTRLMSAALAASALLLLAGCAGATPESDAPISSGVDSASAACAYPASGQPAADVTPPTADTERPTGDVAVTLETSAGAIPMTLTGARTPCTVESFVSLAQQQYFTDTTCHRLTTQNIYVLQCGDPTGSGRGGPGYTFADELDGSETYPAGTVAMANTGRPGTNGSQFFLVYADSTLPPSYTVFGTLSPEGLAVVEKIGQAGVEGGGADGAPATPVEITAVTVG; translated from the coding sequence GTGCGTACGCGACTGATGTCCGCGGCTCTGGCCGCCTCCGCTCTCCTCCTGCTCGCCGGGTGCGCCGGGGCCACCCCGGAATCCGACGCCCCGATCTCCAGCGGCGTCGACAGCGCGTCCGCCGCGTGCGCCTACCCCGCCTCGGGGCAGCCCGCCGCCGACGTGACGCCCCCGACCGCCGACACCGAGCGCCCCACCGGCGACGTGGCCGTGACGCTCGAGACCTCGGCCGGCGCGATCCCGATGACGCTCACGGGCGCGCGCACCCCGTGCACCGTCGAGAGCTTCGTCTCGCTCGCCCAGCAGCAGTACTTCACCGACACGACCTGTCACCGCCTCACGACGCAGAACATCTACGTGTTGCAATGCGGCGACCCCACGGGGTCGGGTCGCGGCGGGCCCGGCTACACGTTCGCCGACGAACTCGACGGCAGCGAGACCTACCCCGCCGGGACGGTCGCGATGGCCAACACCGGCCGCCCCGGCACGAACGGCTCGCAGTTCTTCCTCGTCTACGCCGACTCGACACTGCCCCCGAGCTACACCGTCTTCGGGACGCTGTCGCCCGAGGGCCTCGCCGTGGTCGAGAAGATCGGCCAGGCCGGCGTCGAGGGCGGGGGCGCGGACGGTGCGCCCGCCACCCCGGTCGAGATCACCGCGGTGACCGTCGGCTGA
- the argG gene encoding argininosuccinate synthase — protein MSKVLQSLPVGERVGIAFSGGLDTSVAVAWMRDKGAIPCTYTGDLGQYDEDDIASIPGRATQYGAEVSRLVDCKTALVEEGFVALACGAFHIRSGGRTYFNTTPLGRAVTGTLLVRAMKEDGVDIWGDGSTYKGNDIERFYRYGLLANPALRIYKPWLDADFVTELGGRKEMSEWLVAHDFPYRDSVEKAYSTDANIWGATHEAKTLEHLDVSLEIVEPIMGVRFWDPEVEIETEDVTVTFEAGRPVAINGTRFDDPVALVREANTIGGRHGLGMSDQIENRIIEAKSRGIYEAPGMALLFLTYERLVNSILNEDTLATYHEQGRRLGRLMYEGRWLEPQSLMLRESIQKWVGSTITGSVTVRLRRGEDYTILDTVASGMSYSPEKLSMERVGDAAFGPVDRIGQLTMRNLDIADSRARLEQYAALGLLGGPTGELVGDVAKGGAREIIEPAAPLSADGERLAEATDEAGEGAAFDSGTD, from the coding sequence ATGTCCAAGGTCTTGCAGTCCCTTCCCGTCGGCGAGCGCGTCGGCATCGCGTTCTCGGGTGGTCTCGACACGTCGGTGGCCGTCGCGTGGATGCGCGACAAGGGCGCCATCCCCTGCACTTACACCGGCGACCTCGGGCAGTACGACGAAGACGACATCGCCTCGATCCCCGGCCGCGCCACGCAGTACGGCGCGGAGGTCTCGCGGCTGGTCGACTGCAAGACCGCTCTCGTCGAAGAGGGCTTCGTTGCACTGGCGTGCGGCGCCTTCCACATCCGCTCGGGCGGCCGCACGTACTTCAACACCACCCCGCTCGGCCGCGCCGTCACCGGCACGCTGCTCGTGCGCGCGATGAAAGAAGACGGCGTCGACATCTGGGGCGACGGCTCCACCTACAAGGGCAACGACATCGAGCGGTTCTACCGCTACGGCCTGCTCGCCAACCCCGCGCTGCGCATCTACAAGCCGTGGCTCGACGCCGACTTCGTCACCGAGCTCGGCGGACGCAAAGAGATGAGCGAGTGGCTCGTCGCCCACGACTTCCCCTACCGTGACAGCGTCGAGAAGGCGTACTCGACGGATGCCAACATCTGGGGCGCCACGCACGAGGCCAAGACGCTCGAGCACCTCGACGTCTCACTCGAGATCGTCGAGCCCATCATGGGCGTGCGGTTCTGGGACCCCGAGGTCGAGATCGAGACCGAAGACGTCACCGTCACCTTCGAAGCGGGTCGCCCCGTCGCGATCAACGGCACGCGCTTCGACGACCCCGTCGCGCTCGTCCGCGAGGCCAACACCATCGGCGGCCGCCACGGGCTCGGCATGAGCGACCAGATCGAGAACCGCATCATCGAGGCCAAGTCGCGCGGCATCTACGAGGCCCCCGGCATGGCCCTGCTCTTCCTCACCTACGAGCGCCTGGTCAACAGCATCCTGAACGAAGACACCCTCGCGACCTACCACGAGCAGGGTCGCCGCCTCGGTCGCCTGATGTACGAGGGCCGCTGGCTCGAGCCGCAGTCGCTCATGCTGCGCGAGTCGATCCAGAAGTGGGTCGGGTCGACCATCACGGGCTCGGTCACCGTGCGCCTGCGCCGCGGCGAGGACTACACGATCCTCGACACCGTGGCATCCGGGATGTCGTATTCGCCCGAGAAGCTCTCGATGGAGCGCGTCGGCGACGCCGCCTTCGGTCCCGTCGACCGCATCGGCCAGCTCACGATGCGCAACCTCGACATCGCCGACTCGCGCGCCCGTCTCGAGCAGTACGCCGCGCTCGGCCTGCTCGGCGGCCCGACCGGCGAGCTCGTCGGCGACGTGGCGAAGGGCGGTGCCCGCGAGATCATCGAGCCCGCGGCGCCCCTCTCGGCCGACGGCGAGCGCCTCGCAGAAGCCACCGACGAGGCGGGCGAGGGCGCCGCGTTCGACTCCGGCACCGACTGA
- a CDS encoding helix-turn-helix domain containing protein, translating into MSTPTRRDAVENRAGIVDAATAVIGHDPRASIDAIARRAGLSRRALYGHFDDRNAIVREVIAAGALRFNAIADRVDDADSRVALARLASELWAEAAHVQAAAALALDDAHLPETSAALAPLRRRIDAIVRRGQEAGELRTDLPAPTLSRLLEETGRTVVSRVDAESTSARAIAVRAVLGIAGLSWTEAQAVVAEHPELEAQ; encoded by the coding sequence GTGAGTACTCCCACCCGCCGTGATGCCGTCGAGAACCGCGCCGGCATCGTCGATGCCGCCACCGCGGTCATCGGTCACGACCCGCGCGCCTCGATCGACGCGATCGCCCGCCGCGCCGGTCTCTCGCGCCGCGCGCTCTACGGTCACTTCGACGACCGCAACGCGATCGTCCGCGAGGTCATCGCCGCCGGGGCTCTCCGTTTCAACGCCATCGCCGACCGCGTCGACGACGCCGACTCGCGCGTCGCGCTCGCCCGCCTGGCATCGGAGCTCTGGGCCGAAGCCGCCCACGTGCAGGCCGCAGCAGCCCTCGCCCTCGACGACGCGCACCTGCCCGAGACGTCGGCCGCGCTGGCACCGCTCCGGCGTCGGATCGATGCGATCGTGCGCCGTGGGCAGGAAGCGGGCGAGCTGCGCACCGACCTCCCCGCCCCGACGCTCTCGCGCCTGCTCGAAGAGACGGGCCGCACCGTCGTCAGCCGCGTCGACGCGGAGTCGACGTCGGCCCGAGCCATCGCCGTCCGCGCCGTCCTCGGAATCGCCGGTCTCTCCTGGACCGAGGCTCAGGCTGTCGTCGCGGAGCACCCCGAGCTGGAGGCGCAGTGA
- a CDS encoding YhgE/Pip domain-containing protein: protein MKIPQMIAAELRRLTSTRMSVIALVALLAVPILYGGLYLWANQDPYGNLSNVPVALVVDDQGAQVNGEQRNLGDEAAEQLLDSDTFEWHRVSSDAADAGLSAGDFDFIVTLPADFTEAVASLSSDSPRQADIELRTNDANNYLASTIGTQAVARIQASVAKKVVDEAGLSLLDALHTIRVSLVDATNGATQLVDGLATAKDGSSQLASGSATLADGSSQLADGTAQLSAGADQLRDGTAQLRDGSARVADGARQVAGGVDRIDEVAREVGSITGDAAARLPEARTDIAKALADAGLSQAKIDEILSRLDPVAERLTAANGRVQDTVDQINQLDDGARQVADGSASVASGAATAADGASALADGAGTAASGAAQIRDGSAQLRDGASRLDGGIGQLSTGATQLRDGLASGVNQIPDSDDATRQAQAAAISDPVSVGTSSVTKAQNYGAGLAPFFAALAGWIGIYALFLIVKPVSKRAITALRSPVRVTLAGWLTPAGLGALQMVGLFTVLAIALQFSFANPAAALGILLFASATYAAIVLALNVWLGSVGQFLGLVLMVLQLVTAGGTFPWQTLPAPLAALHHVLPMGYVVDAMRQVMYGGDLSRVGPDLLVLGTWMAGGVLLAALGVTRMTHHRTLRDLQPSLIG, encoded by the coding sequence ATGAAGATCCCGCAGATGATCGCCGCCGAGCTCCGGCGTCTCACCTCGACCCGGATGTCGGTGATCGCCCTCGTGGCCCTGCTCGCGGTGCCGATCCTGTACGGCGGGCTGTACCTCTGGGCGAACCAGGATCCGTACGGCAACCTCTCGAACGTCCCGGTCGCGCTCGTCGTCGACGATCAGGGCGCGCAGGTCAACGGCGAGCAGCGCAATCTCGGCGACGAGGCGGCGGAGCAGCTGCTGGACAGCGACACCTTCGAGTGGCACCGCGTCTCCTCCGACGCGGCCGACGCCGGCCTCTCAGCGGGCGACTTCGACTTCATCGTGACCCTCCCCGCCGACTTCACCGAGGCCGTGGCCTCGCTCTCGAGCGACAGCCCCCGCCAGGCCGACATCGAACTGCGCACGAACGATGCCAACAACTACCTCGCGTCGACCATCGGCACGCAGGCGGTCGCGCGGATCCAGGCATCCGTGGCGAAGAAGGTGGTCGACGAAGCGGGGCTCAGTCTGCTCGATGCCCTTCACACGATCCGCGTGAGCCTCGTGGATGCCACGAACGGAGCGACCCAACTCGTCGACGGTCTCGCGACCGCGAAGGACGGGTCGTCGCAACTGGCCAGTGGCTCGGCGACCCTGGCCGACGGGTCGTCGCAGCTCGCCGACGGGACCGCGCAACTCTCCGCCGGGGCCGACCAGCTCCGCGACGGCACGGCGCAGCTCCGCGACGGTTCCGCACGCGTGGCCGATGGCGCCCGCCAGGTGGCGGGTGGGGTCGATCGCATCGACGAGGTCGCCCGCGAGGTGGGGTCGATCACCGGAGACGCCGCCGCACGCCTGCCCGAGGCCCGCACCGACATCGCCAAGGCCCTCGCCGACGCCGGACTCAGCCAGGCGAAGATCGATGAGATCCTCTCGCGTCTGGATCCGGTCGCCGAGCGCCTCACCGCCGCGAACGGACGCGTGCAGGACACGGTCGATCAGATCAACCAGCTCGACGACGGTGCGCGGCAGGTCGCCGACGGCAGCGCCTCGGTCGCCTCGGGTGCGGCCACGGCTGCCGACGGGGCCTCGGCCCTGGCCGACGGCGCGGGGACCGCGGCATCCGGAGCCGCTCAGATCCGCGACGGCTCGGCCCAGCTCCGTGACGGCGCGAGCCGGCTCGACGGGGGCATCGGCCAGCTCTCGACCGGCGCCACTCAGTTGCGCGACGGTCTGGCCTCGGGCGTGAACCAGATCCCGGATTCCGACGACGCGACGCGTCAGGCGCAGGCCGCGGCCATCTCCGACCCGGTGAGCGTGGGCACGAGCTCGGTGACCAAGGCGCAGAACTACGGCGCGGGTCTCGCCCCGTTCTTCGCCGCCCTGGCCGGCTGGATCGGCATCTACGCACTGTTCCTCATCGTCAAGCCCGTGTCCAAGCGCGCGATCACGGCGCTCCGCTCCCCCGTGCGCGTGACCCTCGCGGGCTGGCTCACGCCCGCCGGGCTCGGTGCGCTGCAGATGGTCGGGCTCTTCACCGTGCTCGCGATCGCGCTGCAGTTCTCGTTCGCGAACCCCGCGGCAGCCCTCGGCATCCTGCTCTTCGCCTCGGCGACGTACGCGGCGATCGTGCTGGCGTTGAACGTGTGGCTCGGTTCGGTCGGGCAGTTCCTCGGCCTGGTGCTGATGGTGCTGCAGCTCGTGACCGCCGGCGGCACCTTCCCCTGGCAGACGCTGCCCGCTCCTCTCGCGGCACTGCATCACGTGCTGCCGATGGGGTACGTGGTGGATGCCATGCGGCAGGTCATGTACGGCGGCGACCTCTCGCGGGTCGGGCCCGATCTGCTCGTCCTGGGGACGTGGATGGCCGGCGGCGTGCTGCTCGCGGCCCTCGGGGTGACGCGCATGACGCACCACCGCACCCTGCGCGACCTGCAGCCGAGCCTGATCGGCTGA
- a CDS encoding glycosyltransferase, giving the protein MPPPPDAEVIVLTSRLAPHRDGGYAVAVASRLRLLRSIGVSRPLLLTFDVGDPDERARNHRQAFRDDPQADVEIRNLFDEVLADPSWLYAQAKDGGADPDTAYRPIRDDEGREIISLPVIRDDPRWHLTQAPVVVGGQGGPRIMTGFGALYMAWLTRVVAQLRTRAADDERCVVVICESKQIGELIADWRDENVRIVHTVHNSHLAAPCEPSSPLRDDGWRRWLDLLDRFDAVIWPTATQEDDVVERFGAHEGSVAIPTPIAPADTPPVRPRGAGDVLMVNRLVDQKRVDAAITLWPDVVASVPDAHLHIYGDGPLRDPLQDLIDERGLSRSVHLHGYSDRVRDAMAVSSVFLCTSLFEGQNLAIGEALASGLPVVAFDVCYGPRDYVGAGGVLVAPGDTEGLAKALTALLTDDGARDEMSERAREQSLRLTPEAVGETFARLLEDVVARPARR; this is encoded by the coding sequence ATGCCCCCGCCCCCCGATGCAGAAGTCATTGTCCTCACCAGCCGCTTGGCGCCGCACCGCGACGGCGGATACGCCGTCGCGGTCGCCTCGCGTCTTCGTCTGCTCCGTTCCATCGGTGTGTCCCGCCCCCTCCTGCTCACCTTCGACGTCGGTGACCCGGACGAGCGCGCGAGGAACCATCGACAGGCGTTCCGCGACGACCCGCAGGCGGACGTCGAGATCCGGAACCTCTTCGACGAGGTCCTCGCCGATCCGTCCTGGCTGTACGCGCAGGCGAAGGACGGAGGGGCGGACCCGGACACCGCCTACCGTCCGATCCGCGACGACGAGGGGAGGGAGATCATCTCCCTGCCGGTGATCCGCGACGACCCCCGCTGGCACCTCACGCAAGCTCCCGTCGTGGTCGGTGGACAGGGCGGCCCCCGGATCATGACCGGCTTCGGGGCCCTCTACATGGCGTGGCTGACGAGGGTGGTGGCGCAGCTGCGCACGCGGGCCGCCGATGACGAGCGGTGTGTCGTCGTGATCTGCGAGTCGAAGCAGATCGGCGAGTTGATCGCCGACTGGAGGGACGAGAACGTGCGCATCGTGCACACCGTCCACAACTCGCACCTCGCCGCCCCGTGCGAGCCCTCGTCACCGCTGCGAGACGACGGATGGCGCAGATGGCTCGACCTGCTCGACCGCTTCGACGCCGTCATCTGGCCCACCGCGACACAGGAAGACGACGTGGTCGAGCGCTTCGGTGCCCACGAGGGCTCCGTCGCCATCCCCACGCCGATCGCGCCCGCCGACACCCCTCCTGTTCGCCCGCGGGGAGCCGGTGACGTTCTGATGGTGAACAGGCTCGTCGACCAGAAGCGCGTGGATGCCGCCATCACCCTGTGGCCGGACGTGGTGGCGAGCGTCCCGGATGCGCACCTCCACATCTACGGCGACGGCCCTCTCCGAGATCCCCTGCAGGACCTGATCGACGAGCGTGGATTGTCGCGGAGCGTCCACCTCCACGGATACTCCGACCGCGTCCGCGACGCGATGGCGGTCTCCTCCGTCTTCCTGTGCACCAGCCTGTTCGAAGGACAGAATCTCGCGATCGGAGAAGCGCTGGCGAGCGGGCTGCCCGTCGTCGCCTTCGACGTCTGTTACGGGCCGCGCGACTACGTCGGCGCCGGAGGCGTCCTCGTCGCCCCCGGCGACACGGAGGGACTCGCGAAGGCACTGACCGCACTTCTCACCGACGACGGGGCACGCGACGAGATGTCGGAACGCGCACGGGAACAGTCGCTGCGACTGACCCCCGAGGCGGTGGGCGAGACGTTCGCACGTCTTCTCGAAGACGTCGTGGCGCGCCCTGCACGGCGGTGA
- a CDS encoding serine hydrolase, whose translation MTRRRLLTAVAMAVAPLLTLAVGLLAMPRPPALSDRVTGDATLAAAVRDDLLAAGQRHHAVVVSIDGDRTRFAGFGVDEHAPFEIGSATKTMTGLLFQDAIERGEVSADDRLEVCLPELAGSAIGAVRLDDLATHLSGVPRLLSDPAFQGDTLVRTLRGKNPYVITADEMIALARTEQVGERGVFEYSNLGTALLGQAVARCAGMDYPTLLTTRLFEPLGMTESTLPLTADELRPIDTRGYSARGVVQDQWAIGGHAPAGGVRSTAHDMTLFLRALLEGTAPGASAMDPRHETSSGPIGWFWFTLDVDGTPITFHNGATGGFTSAMMLDRTNGRAGLVLDDTAANVDAVAYAVLTKGAAR comes from the coding sequence ATGACACGACGACGACTGTTGACGGCCGTGGCGATGGCGGTGGCGCCGCTCCTCACGCTCGCGGTCGGCCTGCTGGCCATGCCGCGACCCCCGGCCCTCTCCGACCGGGTGACCGGAGACGCCACGCTCGCGGCGGCCGTGCGCGACGACCTCCTGGCCGCGGGGCAGCGGCACCACGCGGTCGTCGTGTCGATCGACGGCGATCGCACACGCTTCGCCGGGTTCGGGGTGGACGAGCACGCGCCGTTCGAGATCGGGTCGGCGACCAAGACCATGACGGGCCTGCTGTTCCAGGATGCCATCGAGCGCGGTGAGGTCTCCGCCGACGATCGGCTCGAGGTCTGCCTGCCCGAGCTCGCCGGCAGCGCGATCGGTGCGGTGCGGCTCGACGATCTCGCCACCCACCTGTCCGGTGTTCCTCGCCTGCTCAGCGACCCCGCGTTCCAGGGCGATACACTCGTGCGCACTCTGCGGGGGAAGAACCCCTACGTGATCACCGCCGACGAGATGATCGCCCTCGCCCGCACCGAGCAGGTCGGCGAACGCGGGGTCTTCGAGTACTCGAACCTGGGCACGGCGCTGCTCGGGCAGGCCGTCGCCCGCTGCGCCGGTATGGACTACCCGACGCTCCTCACGACGCGCTTGTTCGAACCGCTCGGGATGACCGAGTCGACCCTGCCGCTCACCGCCGACGAGCTGCGGCCGATCGACACCCGCGGCTACAGCGCCCGCGGCGTGGTGCAGGATCAGTGGGCGATCGGGGGCCACGCACCCGCGGGCGGCGTACGCTCGACGGCCCACGACATGACCCTCTTCCTGCGGGCGCTGCTGGAGGGGACCGCGCCGGGTGCGTCCGCGATGGACCCACGGCACGAGACGTCCTCGGGCCCGATCGGGTGGTTCTGGTTCACACTCGACGTCGACGGGACCCCGATCACCTTCCACAACGGCGCCACCGGGGGTTTCACCTCGGCGATGATGCTCGACCGCACGAACGGACGCGCGGGTCTCGTGCTCGACGACACAGCGGCCAATGTCGACGCGGTCGCGTACGCCGTGCTCACGAAGGGGGCTGCGCGATGA
- a CDS encoding HAMP domain-containing sensor histidine kinase, with protein MTRRRWTLRRRLVVGTSALVLLAFIVMSIATILALRSFTLDRLDQQVREGLSFAIGRDAFSNHGSDDRPPGRDAGSPAPRVGTLQAIIRSDGTVATSGYTRADGTQVTLTDEQVALLRSAVPTDRSPTGVDLGGDLGAFRVAAAVDDGTTVFAGISQADVTATTSALTAILVAVSAVTLVVAVLGLSLLVRRSLRPLDRVADVAQRVSTLSLSAGAVDIPDRVGPTDTDVDTEVGRVGASLNDLLGHVQSSLAARHHSEEQLRRFIADASHELRTPLASIRGYAQLSLGEDAPMTPTQARSFDRIESEARRMASLVDDLLLLARLDAGQPLRRDEVELTLLAVDAVSDAHAADATHEWRLDVTDDLISVTGDENRLRQVVANLLRNAQTHTPAGTTVTLSLAREGADAVLRVSDTGPGIDPAVTERLFDRFARGDDSRNRDAGSTGLGLSIAEAITTAHGGSISVESVPGRTVFEVRLPG; from the coding sequence ATGACCCGCCGTCGGTGGACCCTCCGGCGCCGACTCGTGGTCGGCACGAGCGCGCTCGTCCTGCTGGCCTTCATCGTGATGAGCATCGCCACGATCCTCGCCCTGCGTTCGTTCACGCTCGACCGACTGGACCAGCAGGTGCGCGAGGGGTTGTCCTTCGCCATCGGTCGTGACGCCTTCAGCAACCACGGGAGCGACGATCGTCCCCCGGGGAGGGATGCCGGAAGCCCGGCGCCGCGCGTCGGGACCCTCCAGGCGATCATTCGCTCGGACGGGACGGTGGCGACTTCCGGGTACACGCGCGCCGACGGAACCCAGGTGACGCTGACCGACGAGCAGGTCGCCCTGTTGCGGTCGGCCGTGCCGACCGACCGCTCGCCGACCGGGGTGGATCTCGGCGGGGACCTGGGCGCGTTCCGGGTCGCGGCGGCGGTCGACGACGGCACGACCGTCTTCGCCGGGATCTCGCAGGCCGACGTGACCGCGACGACCTCCGCGCTGACGGCGATCCTCGTCGCCGTCTCGGCCGTCACGCTCGTCGTCGCGGTGCTCGGGCTGTCGCTCCTCGTGCGTCGGAGCCTTCGCCCCCTCGACCGTGTGGCCGACGTCGCGCAGCGCGTGTCGACGCTGTCCCTCAGCGCCGGAGCCGTCGACATCCCCGATCGTGTGGGGCCCACCGACACCGATGTCGACACCGAAGTGGGACGGGTGGGCGCCTCGCTCAACGATCTGCTCGGACACGTGCAGTCCTCCCTCGCCGCGCGGCATCACAGCGAAGAGCAGCTCCGGCGTTTCATCGCGGATGCCAGCCACGAGCTCCGCACGCCGTTGGCGAGCATCCGCGGGTACGCGCAGCTCTCGCTCGGCGAGGACGCGCCGATGACGCCCACCCAGGCCCGCTCCTTCGACCGGATCGAGTCGGAGGCGCGACGCATGGCATCGCTCGTCGATGATCTGCTCCTGCTCGCACGGCTGGATGCCGGGCAGCCGCTCCGCCGCGACGAGGTCGAGCTGACGCTGCTCGCCGTCGACGCGGTGAGCGATGCCCACGCGGCGGATGCCACGCACGAATGGCGCCTCGACGTCACCGACGACCTCATCTCGGTGACCGGCGACGAGAACCGCCTGCGACAGGTCGTCGCGAATCTGCTGCGCAACGCCCAGACGCACACACCGGCGGGGACGACGGTCACGCTGTCGCTCGCACGCGAGGGGGCCGACGCCGTCCTGCGCGTGAGCGACACCGGTCCGGGAATCGACCCGGCTGTGACCGAGCGGCTGTTCGACCGCTTCGCCCGCGGTGACGACTCGCGCAACCGGGATGCCGGGAGCACGGGGCTGGGACTGTCGATCGCGGAGGCGATCACCACGGCGCACGGCGGCTCGATCTCCGTCGAGAGCGTGCCGGGGCGGACGGTGTTCGAGGTCCGGCTGCCGGGCTGA
- a CDS encoding response regulator transcription factor: MLAPMASRPAPLTRPDGSPVRVLVVDDEANLSDLLRMALENEGWDARTAANGQEALGVIREFAPDLLVLDIMMPGVDGMELLTRIRTAGNDAPVLFLTAKDAVEDRIAGISAGADDYVTKPFNLEEVVVRLRGMARRHVAAVADADPRLRVGDLTLDEESYEVERGGIPIKLTAKEFELLRYLMQNPRRVLSKAQILDQVWSYDFGGNGSVVEIYISYLRKKIDTLGEPLLHTVRGVGYTIKTP; encoded by the coding sequence ATGCTGGCTCCTATGGCATCCCGCCCCGCACCCCTCACCCGTCCCGACGGCTCGCCGGTCCGCGTCCTCGTCGTGGACGACGAGGCCAACCTCAGCGACCTCTTGCGCATGGCCCTCGAGAACGAGGGGTGGGACGCGCGCACCGCCGCGAACGGACAGGAGGCGCTGGGCGTCATCCGCGAGTTCGCGCCCGACCTGCTCGTGCTCGACATCATGATGCCCGGCGTCGACGGGATGGAGCTGCTCACCCGCATCCGGACGGCCGGCAACGACGCTCCCGTGCTGTTCCTGACGGCGAAGGACGCGGTGGAGGACCGCATCGCCGGAATCTCGGCCGGGGCCGATGACTACGTCACGAAGCCGTTCAACCTCGAGGAGGTCGTCGTGCGGCTGCGGGGAATGGCACGCCGTCACGTCGCGGCCGTGGCCGACGCCGACCCGCGCCTGCGCGTCGGCGATCTCACGCTCGATGAGGAGTCGTACGAGGTCGAGCGCGGCGGCATCCCGATCAAGCTCACCGCGAAGGAGTTCGAGCTTCTCCGCTACCTCATGCAGAACCCGCGTCGCGTGCTCAGCAAGGCGCAGATCCTCGACCAGGTATGGAGCTACGACTTCGGCGGCAACGGCAGCGTGGTCGAGATCTACATCTCGTACCTGCGAAAGAAGATCGACACGCTCGGTGAGCCGCTGCTGCACACGGTGCGCGGCGTCGGTTACACGATCAAGACGCCATGA